In the genome of Triticum urartu cultivar G1812 chromosome 5, Tu2.1, whole genome shotgun sequence, one region contains:
- the LOC125506775 gene encoding uncharacterized protein LOC125506775, protein MTPSEQLGSPIRNITTDSSLPDAGNDFLFKEGLDLWDKHFKPAEGADKVIQLLIALVGLNHFCPLNSGTTSLRDLLTKSSFLLYCLTPVSLVILLLVSYLMWSRRSPQLTRLRQSTLMLKRIMELAQLARLLCMLERRGKTRLLSVKLRLMLRTALMRCSSGLRRRKKPRERRRSLQSFGLKSLVALLLLL, encoded by the exons ATGACACCTTCAGAACAATTGGGTTCTCCTATCAGAAACATAACAACAGACAGTTCTTTGCCAGATGCTGGGAATGATTTTCTGTTCAAGGAAGGACTGGATCTGTGGGACAAACACTTCAAGCCTGCTGAAGGAGCTGACAAAGTGATTCAACTCCTGATAGCTTTAGTTGGGCTAAATCACTTTTGTCCTCTCAACTCTGGAACTACATCATTGAGGGATCTATTGACAAAAAGTTCATTCCTTTTATACTGCCTGACTCCTGTATCTCTGGTCATACTCCTACTTGTCAGCTACTTAATGTGGAGCAGGAGGTCTCCTCAGCTCACCCGGCTACGCCAAAGCACACTAATGTTGAAGAGGATCATGGAGCTCGCTCAGCTAGCACGTCTGCTGTGTATGCTCGAAAGAAGAGGAAAGACAAGGCTCCTATCTGTGAAACTGAG GCTAATGCTAAGGACTGCACTGATGAGATGCTCCAGCGGCctaagaagaagaaagaagccaAGGGAGCGCAGAAGAAGCCTGCAATCTTTCGGCCTTAAATCTTTAGTTGCACTCTTGCTACTTTTGTAA